The Clostridium botulinum BKT015925 genome includes the window ACTCTCCAATTTATATACTTATATAATTTATAAATATATCATTCTATAGTTAAATCTTATCATCTCACAATATTTTTCTCCATACTAAAATTCACATCAATATATTTTAATACTTTAATTTAATATGTTCAATAATTTAAATATTCTTTAATAATCATCTCATACATCTCAAAAACGAAACTTTTCTTGCAAATATTTTTTAACTTTGCAAGATTAATTATAAAAATAAAAAAAACACTATCACCGGTCGATAGTGTTTTTTAAGTATTATATAGGGTAAGACTAGTCCTGGGGCTGGACAGTCTTAAATAAAAAGGGGGCTATTCATTCTTTTTATTTTCCCTTACAAAAATTATTATATTAAATAAATTTATAAAATGCAAGGGATTTTGCAGAATTATTTGTTAACAAACTATTATAATATGAATTGTGTTCTACAAGTTTTTTACTATTTTTAAATTGATTTTAACACTTTTACTTCATCTTCAGTTAATTCTCTATATTCGCCTTCACTAAGTGACTCATCTAAAACTAAATTTCCCATTTGAAGTCTTTTTAGATATATAACCTTTTTATCTCTTGCCTCAAACATTCTTTTTACTTGATGAAATTTCCCCTCTTGTATAGTTATGTTTACTTCAGAGCCATTTTCATCAGCAGATAAAACCCTTAATTTTGCAGGTAAACATCTGTATCCGTCTTCTAACATAATTCCCTTTTCAAATGCCTTAATATCCTTTTCATCTACAATTTTATCTATTTCAGCATAATAAATTTTATCTACATGCCACTTTGGAGATGTAAGTCTATGATTTAAATCTCCATCATTTGTAATTAGTAAAAAGCCTTCCGTATCTTTGTCCAATCTTCCTACCGGAAATGGATCAAAAACTGTATATTCATAATCTAATAAATCTATAACTGTTTCATCATAATTATCAAAAGTCGCCGAAACCACTCCTGCTGGCTTATTCATCATAAGATAAATATACTTTCTATAATTTATTTCTTCTCCGCTTACCTTTATTATTGATTTATTAGGGTCTACTTTTACTCCATTATCTTTAATTTTTTCTCCATCTATTTCTATTTCACCTTTTTTTACAAGAACCTTTATTTCTTTTCTTGAACCATATCCTAAATTTGATAAAATCTTATCTAATCTTTCCATAGTCATTCACTCCTCATCTAGTATCTTATATTCTCCTATTTTATCAAATTTGATTTATAATTTCATTTTAATATTAACTAAATTGCACAATTAAAATTTTCTATATTATCTAAAACAGCTTTACCACTCTCTATTCTTTCTCCTACTTTAATTTCTATCATGCAATAATCTTCATAAGAAATTTGTTTATTATTACTTTTTGCTAAAGCAAGAATCTTATATATCCCCTTTGAAAAAGGTATAAAAGAATAGTATTCTTTCTTACTATATTTTTGTACTAAATTCCATTCTCCTTTTTCCATTAAATAAAATTCATAAATAACATCCTTACCACCACTTCCTTCAGCAGTAACATTTATAGGTTCATTACAAAAAAAGTCTACTCTATCACATTTTAAAACTGTATTTCTTATAGGGGATGACTCATGCACTACCATACTTATTTCCTTAGCACTATCAAACTCTTTTTTACTTTTATCATTTTTGGCATAAACTTTTATTGTATATCTGCCACTACATCTAGGAGTTAAAATATATCTATTACTTTTTATATAATCCGTTTCTTCTACAACATGTCCATTTATCATTAGTGAATACTTTAATAATATATTTTTTGTATCTGTAGTTATAACATTTATAACTGTCTGTTCTCCTACTAAATAATATTCTCTTGGATCTACTAATATATAATCAATTTTAGCCGGTATATATTCATATGCATTTATAGATACCACTGTAGATGCATCAAATTCTTTACGAGAATACTTATCTCTAACTCTAACTTCTATTTCATATTTACCTTGTTCCTCAGGAATAAAATTAACATAATTACATTTTCCATAACTTATTTTGTCATATTGTCTATTATCTTTTTTTATTATGAAACTGTATAAAAGTTTAAGACCACCTTTAGCGATTGCCTTAACATTTATGCAATCACCAATCAAAATATCCTCTCTTTTGTTTACTATCACATCACTTATCTTAACAGGTTCTCTTGGTATTTCATCAATTTTATATTCTGCTTTTGATTGTGCCTCATATTTTTCTCTACATGAAACATCTTTTACCCAAAGCGTTATTGCATATTTACCACATTCCGTTGGTTTCCAATTAAAAATATTTTCTTTCAAATATCCACTATCTTCATTTTTACTACCTTCAATTATAAATCTATATCTAAGATCCTTTCCTCCTTGCGCTACACCTTTAAATTGTATATTTTCATTAACAATTTGTGGAGAACTCATGTTACTTGAAAAACTATCTATAATAACATCTTTATATGGTTTTACATTATAATATAAAATAGCTCTATCATCATATTTTTTAGGGGAATACATATCTTTTGCTAAACATAATAGTTTATATTTACCACTATTAGTTTCAGTATAACTAAGACTTTTTCTAGTAGAAAAATCTTGGAGACAGGTAACCTTTCCATATTCGTTTAGTCTTAAAAATTTATAAAGAGTTGTTCTAGTATCATCACACTTTGCTTCTACTTCAAATACCAATTCTTCGTCTTTAAGTATTGTTGAATTTAAACATTTAAAATTAGTAATTTCTAATTTTTGTACAGCCTTTACCTCAAATCCTATTTTCATTGCATCTTCAAAGTTCTTTTCAGAGTTTATGTATTTGCATTGAACTAAGATTTCATACTTTCCTGGTGAATTTGCGCTCCATATAAAATTTTTTTCAGCACAATAATCTTTTAGCAATAACCAATTTTCATTTTTATTTATCATATATCTAAACATTAACTTATCATCTTTGGCTTCTACACTGACATTAAGTTTTTCACCCATACTTAATATATTTTTATCCAGGACTATTTTACTAATCAACCTTGAACCTGATTTTAACTTTATCTTCTTGTTTGACTCTTTCTTAGGCTTTTCTAAATAAAATTCTCTTCGAGAAACATAATCAAAAGCCTTATTGCCATTCTTTTTTCTAGCTTGTACCATTATTATATAATTTCCTTGTTTCTTAGGATACCATACTAAACTTTTTTCATTACCAAAGTCTTTTAATGTTTCCCACATTCCATCATATCCTACGATAAATTTATATAACAAATCCTCATCCGGGTGGCTTAATATTTCTATAACAACTTTCCCATCTTTTTGTTTTGGAGATTTCTCATTGCATCCAATAATAATTTCATTCATTAATTTTCATCCCCTAACATAATTTACTTTTAATTGGATTTACTGTATATTATACTATAATTCCAATTTTTGTAAAAGATTTTTTTGGTAGTTTTTAGTATAATGATATTCATAAGAATTTTAATCTTTATTTATTTTCGGTAAATTTTTAAGAAAATTAATTAATGGAGGATACTTATGTTTAACTTATCTGCAAATGTTTTAGGTTTTAAAACAATTTCTATATCATATGCTGACCATGAACTGTTTAATATAAATGATTTACGTGTAAAAAATGGTGATAAACTTTTAAAAATTATTAATAGCTCTTTTAATAGTGAAAACTCCCTCCTTTTATTTTTAGATAATTTTATAGATATAAAATATCCATGTTATATTTCGTATAACAATTTAAAAATAAAAGCCAGTTATTCTAAACTTTTTCTTACATCAGAATTTAACGATAAATATTATTATGATGGTAATTTAGGTCTTTCCTATAATTTAAATTTTTCTACTTTCACCCTATGGTCTCCTGCTGCTACTTCTGTATCCCTTCTCATATATAATAATGGTGACATATCCATTGAAGAAACTCCAAAAGAATTTCCAATGACGAAAACTAATGGCACTTGGAAAATTACCCTTAGTTTAAATTTAAAAAATAAATTTTATACTTATAAAATATGCGTATATGATAATACTTCTGAGGTTATAGATCCATATGCTAAAGCAGTAGGAATAAATGGACTTAGAGGAGCTATAATTGATCTCAAAGAAACAAACCCAGTTAACTGGAATAAAGATAACTTTCAACTATGCAATAACTATACAGATGCTATACTTTATGAAACCAATATTCGCGATATATCTGCAAATAAAACCAGTGGCATTTATAATAAAGGAAAATTTTTAGGATTAACTGAAGAAAACACTGCATCTAATAACAATATGACTACAGGCCTATCTCACATAAAAGAATTAGGAGTAACTCATGTACAACTCATGCCCATATTTGATTTTAGTTATATTAGCGTTGATGAAAAAACTCCCCATAACTATAATTGGGGGTATGATCCTCAAAACTATAACGTACCAGAAGGTAGCTATTCCTTAAATCCATATGACCCACTCTGTAGAATTTCAGAACTGAAAACTATGATACAAGCTTTTCATCAAAATAATATAGCTGTAAATATGGATGTTGTATTTAATCATATGTTTCACAAACATTTTTTAAACTTTGAAAAAATCTTTCCTGGGTATTACTTTAGGTATGATGAATTTAATAATTTATCTAATGGAAGTGGTTGTAGCAACGATATAGCATCAGAAAATAAAATGGTTCAAAAATTCATACTAGATTCAGTAATATATTGGTGTACAGAATATCATATAGATGGCTTTAGATTTGATCTTATGGGCCTTCATGATATTGATACAATGAATACTATATTTAAACACTTAAAATCTTTAAATGCAAACTCTATGGTTTATGGTGAAGGTTGGGATTTAAATACTATATTACCTAAAGAATTAAGAGCCACACAATATAATTTTAATCAACTACCTAATATAGGGTTCTTTAATGATACTATACGAGATTGTATAAAAGGTAGCACTTTTTGTGATAATGAAACAGGATTCATAAGTGGAAAATCAAATTTAGAAAATCTTTTAAAATTTTGTATTACAGGTTGTTCTTTAGATATAGGTAATCATAAAGCTATTTATAGTTCGCCCTGTCAAACTATAAATTATGTATCTTGCCATGATAACCATACCCTTTGGGATAAATTAGAACTTTCTAATGCTAATAACTCTATAGATGAGAAAAAAAACATGCTAAAACTAGCTTGTGGCATAATACTTACAAGTCAAGGCGTTCCTTTTTTACACTCTGGAATTGAATTTTGTAGAACTAAATCTGGAATTAGCAACAGTTTTAA containing:
- a CDS encoding pseudouridine synthase, with the protein product MERLDKILSNLGYGSRKEIKVLVKKGEIEIDGEKIKDNGVKVDPNKSIIKVSGEEINYRKYIYLMMNKPAGVVSATFDNYDETVIDLLDYEYTVFDPFPVGRLDKDTEGFLLITNDGDLNHRLTSPKWHVDKIYYAEIDKIVDEKDIKAFEKGIMLEDGYRCLPAKLRVLSADENGSEVNITIQEGKFHQVKRMFEARDKKVIYLKRLQMGNLVLDESLSEGEYRELTEDEVKVLKSI
- a CDS encoding triple tyrosine motif-containing protein, whose translation is MNEIIIGCNEKSPKQKDGKVVIEILSHPDEDLLYKFIVGYDGMWETLKDFGNEKSLVWYPKKQGNYIIMVQARKKNGNKAFDYVSRREFYLEKPKKESNKKIKLKSGSRLISKIVLDKNILSMGEKLNVSVEAKDDKLMFRYMINKNENWLLLKDYCAEKNFIWSANSPGKYEILVQCKYINSEKNFEDAMKIGFEVKAVQKLEITNFKCLNSTILKDEELVFEVEAKCDDTRTTLYKFLRLNEYGKVTCLQDFSTRKSLSYTETNSGKYKLLCLAKDMYSPKKYDDRAILYYNVKPYKDVIIDSFSSNMSSPQIVNENIQFKGVAQGGKDLRYRFIIEGSKNEDSGYLKENIFNWKPTECGKYAITLWVKDVSCREKYEAQSKAEYKIDEIPREPVKISDVIVNKREDILIGDCINVKAIAKGGLKLLYSFIIKKDNRQYDKISYGKCNYVNFIPEEQGKYEIEVRVRDKYSRKEFDASTVVSINAYEYIPAKIDYILVDPREYYLVGEQTVINVITTDTKNILLKYSLMINGHVVEETDYIKSNRYILTPRCSGRYTIKVYAKNDKSKKEFDSAKEISMVVHESSPIRNTVLKCDRVDFFCNEPINVTAEGSGGKDVIYEFYLMEKGEWNLVQKYSKKEYYSFIPFSKGIYKILALAKSNNKQISYEDYCMIEIKVGERIESGKAVLDNIENFNCAI
- the pulA gene encoding type I pullulanase, translated to MFNLSANVLGFKTISISYADHELFNINDLRVKNGDKLLKIINSSFNSENSLLLFLDNFIDIKYPCYISYNNLKIKASYSKLFLTSEFNDKYYYDGNLGLSYNLNFSTFTLWSPAATSVSLLIYNNGDISIEETPKEFPMTKTNGTWKITLSLNLKNKFYTYKICVYDNTSEVIDPYAKAVGINGLRGAIIDLKETNPVNWNKDNFQLCNNYTDAILYETNIRDISANKTSGIYNKGKFLGLTEENTASNNNMTTGLSHIKELGVTHVQLMPIFDFSYISVDEKTPHNYNWGYDPQNYNVPEGSYSLNPYDPLCRISELKTMIQAFHQNNIAVNMDVVFNHMFHKHFLNFEKIFPGYYFRYDEFNNLSNGSGCSNDIASENKMVQKFILDSVIYWCTEYHIDGFRFDLMGLHDIDTMNTIFKHLKSLNANSMVYGEGWDLNTILPKELRATQYNFNQLPNIGFFNDTIRDCIKGSTFCDNETGFISGKSNLENLLKFCITGCSLDIGNHKAIYSSPCQTINYVSCHDNHTLWDKLELSNANNSIDEKKNMLKLACGIILTSQGVPFLHSGIEFCRTKSGISNSFNSSDKINSIDYDRKYEFKDIFYYIKSLINLRKKHPAFRMFSKADIKNHLEFLSNTPKNLVAFILKNNANGDSFKNLLVIYNANNFSTELTISNGKWHQIVDKNTAGEDILKTINSDIINVSAISLNIFFQ